One window of the Nocardia huaxiensis genome contains the following:
- a CDS encoding AfsR/SARP family transcriptional regulator, whose protein sequence is MRFSVLGEVRAWRGDTPLDLGPPQRRAVLAALLLREGKAVTAAELVEGIWGEDPVLRAIPALRTHVAKLRRELEPERTMRGPSALLVSIGDGYALRVPPGCTDIDTVADHVAEAARLRLDDPVKARDTLVTALGHWQGAALGGLPGPYAERQRARIEQWRLAILEDRLALDIETGRTTEAVTELGPLIQEHPLRERFRALLMTALYHCGRQADALEEYARARRALVDGIGVEPGPELAAVHTRILRGDLPPVQRPVRPIQTPAQLPPDIADFTGRSQLAEEIAAQLTEDGSTVAISAVGGMGGIGKTTLALHVAHRVRERFPDGQLYVNLRGVDAEPVPPGDALGGFLRGLGVAEGDIPPTVADRAAQLRTLVSGKRILIVLDNARDSAHIAALLPGTPGTAVLITSRSSLTELPAVRRTRLDVLETAEALTLLTRILGAERVAAERDSALAIIEQCACLPLAVRIVGARLAVRPQWTIASLAARLADESQRLDVLQTGELTVDAAFQLGYGHLNPEQARAFRALARADVPDFPADAAAAVLDTTIAHAEYLCESLVDLSLLETTAAGRYRFHDLLRLFARRLPGEPESEVLVRVLDYYLASTKNLLSAIDYSNTTRLLVPTRVPGHLFSGGADGQCWNDIERPVVIALHRQAARLGGQALAVAADLAWVMGELTDAGTRARELAEALKALLHTAIREGDAASERRLRVALGAILQVGLGEVEASLEYLRSVSAPTDDADRRLQVLAEILLGVADRRLGNTKDSHRHFVNATALTRELGDRSMEAWILALATRTLCESGQYAEAEAVAGRAIELAREASNPIALGWATHELAATRSMLGDHPHARELGEEAVRITQRNGVRLWEGWARTRLAQIHLRADRTCEAEAEATQALHLLAKAADPVDRARAIVLRATARAARGDTVSAEREFRESAEIFRRAGLPPPTLATLFSPTPENR, encoded by the coding sequence TTGAGATTTTCGGTACTGGGTGAGGTGCGCGCCTGGCGTGGGGACACACCCCTGGATCTGGGCCCACCGCAACGGCGCGCGGTGCTGGCCGCGCTGCTGCTGCGCGAGGGCAAAGCCGTCACGGCCGCCGAACTCGTCGAGGGCATCTGGGGTGAGGATCCGGTACTGCGCGCCATTCCGGCCCTGCGCACCCACGTGGCCAAGCTGCGCCGCGAACTCGAACCCGAGCGCACCATGCGCGGCCCGTCCGCACTGCTGGTGTCCATCGGCGACGGCTACGCGCTGCGAGTCCCGCCGGGTTGCACCGATATCGACACCGTGGCCGACCACGTGGCCGAGGCCGCGCGCCTGCGCCTCGACGACCCGGTCAAGGCGCGCGACACCCTGGTCACCGCGCTCGGGCACTGGCAGGGCGCGGCGCTGGGCGGACTGCCCGGACCCTATGCCGAACGCCAGCGCGCCCGCATCGAACAGTGGCGGCTGGCGATCCTCGAGGACCGGCTCGCCCTGGATATCGAAACCGGCCGCACCACCGAGGCGGTCACCGAACTCGGGCCGCTGATTCAAGAGCATCCACTGCGGGAGCGATTCCGCGCCCTGCTCATGACCGCGCTCTACCACTGCGGACGCCAGGCCGACGCGCTCGAGGAGTACGCGCGTGCCCGCCGCGCACTGGTCGACGGGATCGGCGTGGAGCCCGGTCCGGAGCTCGCGGCCGTGCACACCCGGATCCTGCGCGGCGACCTGCCGCCGGTGCAGCGGCCGGTCCGGCCCATCCAGACCCCGGCCCAATTGCCGCCCGACATCGCCGATTTCACCGGTCGCTCGCAACTGGCCGAGGAGATCGCCGCACAGCTCACCGAGGACGGCAGCACGGTCGCCATCTCGGCGGTCGGCGGTATGGGCGGCATCGGCAAGACGACGCTGGCCCTGCATGTCGCGCACCGGGTGCGCGAGCGCTTCCCCGACGGGCAGCTGTATGTGAACCTGCGCGGCGTGGACGCCGAACCGGTGCCGCCCGGCGACGCCCTCGGCGGCTTCCTGCGCGGGCTCGGTGTCGCGGAGGGCGATATCCCGCCGACCGTGGCCGACCGCGCCGCGCAACTGCGAACCCTGGTGTCCGGCAAGCGCATTCTCATTGTGCTCGACAATGCCCGCGACAGCGCGCACATCGCGGCCCTGCTGCCCGGTACGCCCGGCACCGCGGTGCTCATCACCAGCCGCTCCTCGCTCACCGAACTGCCTGCGGTCCGGCGCACCCGGCTCGACGTGCTGGAAACCGCGGAGGCGCTGACCCTGCTGACCCGCATTCTCGGCGCCGAACGGGTTGCGGCCGAACGTGATTCGGCGCTGGCCATTATCGAACAGTGCGCCTGCCTGCCGCTGGCGGTCCGCATCGTCGGCGCACGTCTGGCGGTGCGCCCGCAGTGGACCATCGCCTCGCTGGCCGCCCGGCTCGCCGACGAATCACAGCGCCTGGATGTGCTGCAGACCGGTGAGCTCACCGTCGACGCCGCCTTCCAGCTCGGCTACGGTCATCTGAATCCCGAGCAGGCCAGAGCTTTTCGCGCACTGGCCCGCGCCGACGTCCCGGACTTCCCCGCCGACGCGGCCGCGGCCGTCCTGGATACGACGATCGCGCACGCCGAATACCTCTGCGAATCCCTGGTGGATCTGAGCCTGCTGGAAACCACCGCGGCCGGGCGCTATCGCTTCCACGATCTGCTGCGCCTGTTCGCGCGCCGGCTGCCCGGCGAGCCCGAATCCGAGGTGCTGGTGCGCGTGCTCGACTACTACCTGGCGAGCACCAAAAACCTGCTCAGCGCAATCGATTACAGCAATACCACCCGCCTGCTCGTGCCCACCCGGGTGCCGGGCCATCTGTTCTCCGGTGGAGCGGACGGCCAGTGCTGGAACGATATCGAGCGCCCGGTGGTCATCGCACTGCATCGGCAGGCGGCGCGGCTGGGCGGTCAGGCGCTGGCGGTGGCCGCGGATCTGGCGTGGGTCATGGGCGAGCTCACCGATGCCGGCACCCGCGCCCGCGAACTCGCCGAAGCATTGAAAGCCTTGCTGCACACCGCTATTCGCGAAGGGGACGCGGCGAGCGAGCGCCGCCTGCGGGTCGCCCTGGGCGCCATCCTGCAGGTCGGCCTGGGCGAGGTGGAGGCCAGCCTGGAGTATCTGCGCAGCGTGTCCGCGCCCACCGACGACGCCGATCGCCGGCTCCAGGTGCTGGCCGAGATCCTGCTCGGCGTGGCCGACCGCAGGCTCGGCAACACCAAGGATTCGCACCGCCACTTCGTCAATGCCACCGCGCTCACCCGCGAGCTCGGCGACCGGTCCATGGAAGCCTGGATTCTCGCCCTCGCCACCCGCACCCTGTGCGAATCGGGGCAATACGCGGAGGCCGAGGCGGTGGCCGGACGCGCCATCGAATTGGCGCGGGAAGCCTCCAATCCGATCGCGCTGGGCTGGGCCACCCACGAACTGGCCGCCACCAGGTCCATGCTCGGCGACCATCCGCACGCCCGTGAACTCGGCGAGGAGGCCGTGCGCATCACCCAGCGCAATGGCGTGCGGCTCTGGGAGGGCTGGGCGCGCACCCGCCTGGCCCAGATCCACCTGCGCGCCGATCGCACCTGTGAGGCCGAGGCCGAGGCCACCCAGGCGCTGCATCTGCTGGCCAAGGCCGCCGACCCGGTGGACCGCGCCCGCGCCATCGTCCTGCGCGCCACGGCACGGGCCGCGCGCGGCGACACCGTCTCCGCCGAGCGCGAATTCCGGGAGTCCGCCGAGATCTTCCGCCGGGCCGGACTGCCGCCGCCGACGCTGGCCACCCTGTTCAGCCCCACCCCCGAGAACCGCTAA
- a CDS encoding MFS transporter — protein sequence MSHRASDEVAHGGTGPVLLIVCAASFLTFLDVSVVNIAFPSISESFSATPESMLTWVVSGYSVTFAAGLAPAGRLADVIGRGRLFLLGLAAFVLTSLACAVAPTAELLIGARLLQGIAAAVVVPASIGLLLGAIEPAKRAGAIGTWTATNGLGAVLGPVLGGLLVDQFGWRAIFAINIPVGIALVAAAFRLIPQDRPAVRGPLPDAVGALCFATATGAIVAAVTRGQDWGWSSPLTTSLLLGGLALLLYSLLRARTHRSPAVDLQLWRVGLFARTSLASAIIGLALFAHMLMGPIFLATIWHYSVIKASFVLTIAAVAAMITSVIVGKIGTPDNAGRLSAVGALLFAGGAAVLGTNALTETERLWTVWAPAAAVIGFGIGLAFASLGICASAAIPEEKFAAGLGMNFTVRQVGGGLGIAILAAIVSANGVHLMDAVHELYRVEAVVLLLAAPLCLTLKPAKAIQQVPA from the coding sequence ATGTCTCATCGGGCATCCGACGAGGTCGCGCATGGTGGCACGGGACCGGTGCTGCTGATTGTCTGCGCGGCATCATTTCTCACATTTTTGGACGTTTCAGTCGTCAATATCGCCTTTCCCAGCATTTCGGAATCCTTTTCGGCCACACCCGAATCGATGCTCACCTGGGTGGTCAGTGGATACAGCGTCACATTCGCGGCCGGACTGGCACCCGCCGGACGGCTGGCCGATGTTATCGGCCGCGGACGGCTTTTCCTGCTGGGGCTCGCCGCGTTCGTGCTGACTTCGCTGGCGTGCGCGGTCGCGCCGACCGCGGAACTGCTCATCGGGGCGCGGCTGCTGCAGGGGATCGCGGCGGCGGTCGTGGTGCCGGCGTCCATCGGACTGCTGCTGGGGGCCATCGAACCGGCCAAACGTGCCGGGGCGATCGGGACCTGGACGGCCACCAACGGTCTGGGCGCGGTGCTCGGGCCGGTGCTGGGCGGGCTGCTGGTCGATCAGTTCGGCTGGCGGGCCATCTTCGCGATCAATATTCCGGTGGGAATCGCCTTGGTGGCGGCCGCCTTCCGGCTGATTCCGCAGGATCGGCCGGCGGTGCGCGGGCCGCTGCCGGACGCGGTGGGCGCGCTCTGTTTCGCGACCGCGACCGGTGCCATCGTGGCCGCCGTGACGCGCGGGCAGGACTGGGGCTGGAGCTCGCCGCTGACCACGAGCCTGCTGCTCGGCGGGCTGGCGCTGCTGCTGTACTCGCTGCTGCGGGCGCGCACGCATCGCAGCCCGGCGGTAGATCTACAGCTGTGGCGGGTCGGGCTGTTCGCGCGCACCAGCCTCGCCTCGGCGATCATTGGGCTCGCCCTGTTCGCGCACATGCTCATGGGGCCGATCTTCCTGGCAACCATCTGGCACTACTCGGTCATCAAGGCCTCCTTCGTGCTGACCATCGCGGCGGTGGCGGCCATGATCACCTCGGTGATCGTCGGCAAGATCGGCACACCCGACAATGCGGGACGCCTATCCGCGGTGGGCGCACTGCTTTTCGCGGGCGGGGCGGCGGTGCTGGGCACCAATGCGCTCACCGAGACCGAACGCCTGTGGACCGTCTGGGCGCCCGCGGCCGCCGTCATCGGCTTCGGAATCGGTTTGGCCTTCGCGTCTCTCGGCATCTGCGCCTCGGCGGCCATCCCCGAGGAGAAGTTCGCGGCCGGGCTCGGCATGAACTTCACCGTGCGGCAGGTCGGCGGGGGACTGGGCATCGCGATTCTCGCGGCCATCGTCTCCGCCAATGGCGTGCATCTCATGGACGCGGTGCACGAGCTGTACCGGGTCGAGGCCGTGGTGCTGCTGCTGGCGGCGCCGCTGTGCCTGACGCTCAAGCCCGCCAAGGCAATTCAGCAGGTGCCCGCCTGA